Genomic window (Streptomyces sp. RerS4):
CTCGGAGCCCTGATGGGCGGCGCGGTCATCACCGAGAAGATCTTCAACATCCACGGGATCGGCGGCCTGTTGGCCGAGTCGGTGTACCGCAAGGAGGGCACCGTGATCGTGGGCGTCGTCTCGCTCCTGATCATCGTGTACCTCGTCGCCAACCTGATCGTGGACCTGCTCTACGCAGTGCTCGACCCGAGGATCCGCTATGCGTGACACAACTACGGTGGGGGATGAGTTGACCGACACCCAGACCGCCGAAGCTCCCTCCGCGAGCGGACCGGCCGCCGAGAAGCCGAAGAAGGAACGCGAGGCCAGCCTCTGGTCCGACGCCCTCTCGGACCTCCGGCGCAACCCGATCTTCCTGATCGGCGGGGCGCTCGTCCTCGTCCTGCTGGTGATCTCCGCGGTCCCGCAGTGGTTCACGCCGGGCAGCCCCTTCGACGCGGGCGCGTGCAAGCTGGAGGACTCGCTCAAGACACCGAGCGGCGACCACTGGTTCGGCTTCGACGTGCAGGGCTGTGACGTCTACACGCGTACCGTGTGGGCCGCCCGCAACTCGATCATCGTCGGCGTCGTCACCACCACCCTGGTGCTCCTCGTCGGCGGCACGCTCGGTCTGCTCGCCGGCTGGGTCGGCGGCTTCCTCGACAGCGTCCTGTCCCGCTTCACCGAGATCTTCTTCGCCATCCCGCTGCTCCTCGGCGGCATGCTGATCATGTCGGGTCTCGGCGAGGGCAACGCCTGGACGGTCTCCGTCGTGTTGGCCACCCTCGGCTGGCCGCAGATCTTCCGCATCATGCGGTCCTCGGTGCTGCAGAACAAGAACAACGACTACGTCGTCGCCGCCCGCGCCCTCGGCGCCGGCACGCTGCGCATCACGCTGCGGCACATCCTGCCGAACGCGATCGCGCCCGTCATCGTGGTCGGTGCGATCAGCCTCGGTGTGTACATCGGCGCGGAGTCGGCCCTGTCCTACCTCGGCATCGGCGTCCAGCCGCCCGGTATCTCCTGGGGCCTGATGGTCAGCGACGCCTCCGTCCGCTGGCTCCAGGCACCCCACGTGCTCCTCTTCCCGGCCGTCGCGCTGAGCATCACCGTGCTCGCGTTCATCATGGTCGGCGACGCGGTGCGCGACGCCCTCGACCCGAAGCTGCGCTGAGGAAGGGCGTACGTTGACCACCATCGACAAGACCTCGAACGTCCCCGCGCCCCGCTCGGCGCCGGAGGGGACCACCCCCCTGCTCGAAGTGCGCGACCTGCACGTCGAGTTCCACACCCGCGACGGTGTCGCCAAGGCCGTCAACGGCGTCTCGTACTCGGTGAACTCCGGCGAGACCCTGGCCGTGCTCGGCGAGTCCGGCTCGGGCAAGTCCGTGACGGCGCAGGCCATCATGGGCATCCTCGACATGCCGCCCGGCAGGATCCCGTCCGGCGAGATCCTCTTCCAGGGCCAGGACCTGCTCAAGCTCCCGTCCGAGGAGTACCGCAAGATCCGCGGCTCGAAGATCGCCATGATCTTCCAGGACGCCCTGTCGTCGCTGAACCCGGTGCACACCGTCGGCGCGCAGCTCGGCGAGATGTTCCGCGTCCACCGCGGGATGTCCAAGAAGGACTCCCTCGCCAAGGCCGTCGAGCTGATGGACCGGGTGAAGATCCCCGCCGCCAAGGCGCGCGTGGGCGACTACCCGCACCAGTTCTCCGGCGGCATGCGCCAGCGCATCATGATCGCCATGGCGATGGCCCTGGAGCCCGACCTGATCATCGCCGACGAGCCGACCACGGCCCTCGACGTGACGGTCCAGGCCCAGGTCATGGACCTGCTCGCGGAGCTCCAGCGCGAGATGAACATGGGCCTCATCCTGATCACCCACGACCTCGGCGTCGTCGCCGACGTCGCGGACAAGATCGCCGTCATGTACGGCGGCCGGATCGTCGAGAACGCCCCGGTCCACGAGATCTACAGCCGCCCGGCGCACCCGTACACCCGCGGCCTGCTCGACTCGATCCCGCGCCTGGACCAGAAGGGCCAGGAGCTCTACGCGATCAAGGGCCTGCCGCCCAACCTGCTCAACATCCCGTCGGGCTGCGCCTTCAACCCGCGCTGCCCGAAGGCGCAGGACATCTGCCGCACGGACGTTCCGGTCCTGGCCCAGGTGACCGAGCAGGACGGCACCGAGCTGCCCGGCCGCGGCAGCGCGTGCCACTTCTGGAAGGAGCAGATCCATGGCTGACCTGACCAAGCCCAAGGGCGAGCCGATCCTCCAGGTGCGCAACCTGGTCAAGCACTTCCCGCTGACCCAGGGCATCCTGTTCAAGAAGCAGGTCGGCGCGGTCAAGGCCGTCGACGGCGTCTCCTTCGACCTCTACCAGGGCGAGACCCTGGGCATCGTCGGCGAGTCCGGCTGTGGCAAGTCCACCGTCGCGAAGCTGCTGATGAGCCTGGAGAAGGCCACGGCCGGCGAGGTCTTCTACAAGGGCCAGGACATCACCAAGCTGTCCGGCGCGGCCCTCAAGGCCGTCCGCCGCAACATCCAGATGGTGTTCCAGGACCCGTACACCTCGCTCAACCCGCGCATGACGGTCGGCGACATCATCGGCGAGCCCTTCGAGATCCACCCCGAGGTGGCTCCCAAGGGCGACCGGCGCCGCAAGGTCCAGGAACTCCTGGACGTCGTGGGCCTGAACCCGGAGTACATCAACCGCTACCCGCACCAGTTCTCCGGCGGCCAGCGCCAGCGCATCGGCATCGCCCGCGGCCTCGCGCTCAACCCGGAGATCATCATCTGCGACGAGCCGGTCTCCGCGCTCGACGTGTCGGTGCAGGCGCAGGTCATCAACCTGATGGGCAAGCTCCAGGACGAGTTCAACCTGTCGTACGTGTTCATCGCGCACGACCTGTCGATCGTCCGGCACATCTCGGACCGCGTGGGCGTCATGTACCTGGGCAAGATGGCGGAGATCGGCACCGACGCCGAGATCTACGACCACCCCACGCACCCGTACACGCAGGCGCTGCTGTCCGCCGTGCCCGTCCCGGACCCCGAGGCCCGCGCCCACCGCGAGCGGATCATCCTCACCGGTGACGTCCCGTCCCCGGCCAACCCGCCGTCGGGCTGCCGCTTCCGCACCCGCTGCTGGAAGGCCGAGGACAAGTGCGCCACGGAGGAGCCGCTGCTGGCGATCCCGACGCGCTTCCAGGGGTTGAACACCCCGGCCGCGCACGAGTCGGCGTGCCACTTCGCGGAGGAGAAGGCCGTCCTGGCCGTCTGACCCTCCCGCGTACGCAGCCGAAGGGGCCGACAAAGGCGCCCCGGAGGCGAGCCGAGCACACGCATTCCAGGGGCGCCCTGGGCCGGATCCGTCCGGCCCAGGGCGCCCCTGCGCGTAGGCCGCGGCGCGTCGCGGGCCGGGCGTGCCGGGGCGCGGGTTCCCGTGAAGCCGGTTGCGGACGCGCCGCCGCGGCGCGGAGAGTGAGCGGATGAGTGACACGCTGACCGTCCGTCCGGCCGGGCCCGGGGACGCCGCCGACATCTGCGCCCTCCTCAACGCCGTCGACCTGGTCGAGATCGGCAGGCCCGAGACCGACCTCGGCACCGTCGAGGCGGACCTCAACCACCCCGACGTCGACCTCGCCACCGACTCCTGGCTCGCCTTCGAGGGCGGCCGACTCGTCGCCTACGCCCTGGTGTGGGCCGACTCCGGACCGGGCCGCGTCGACGGCGACCACTACGTCCTGCCCGGCCGACGGCGGGCCGCCCTGCGGCTGCTGGAACTCATGGAGGCCCGCGCCCGCGTCCTCGCCGCGGGCGTCCGCCCGGCCCGGCTGCGCCTCCAGCTCAACGTGGCACCCACCCTCGACCTGTCCCTCCTGACCCGCCGCGGCTACCGCACCGTGCGCCGCTACCAGGTGATGACCCGTCGCCTCGGCCCCGCCGACCGTACGCCGCCCCCCGCGCCCGCCGGCCTCGTCCTGCGCGACTGCGCCGCCGACGAGGCCGACCGGCGCCGCGCCCACGCCCTGGTCGAGGAGACCTTCGCGGACCACTTCGGCCACGCGGCCCGCGCGTACGAGCCCTGGCTCGACCACCTCGACGCCCGCCGCCTCGACTGGTCGCTGGTGTGGATCGCGAGCCTGCCCGCCGAAGGCGACGTGGCCGTCCTGCTCACCCGCGACGACCGCACCAGCATGGGCTGGCTCAGCCACCTCGGCGTACGGGCGGACCACCGAGGCCGGGGCATCGGCGGCCACCTCCTGCGCCACGGCTTCGCCGCCTACGCCGCCCGCGGCCGCGACACGGTGGGCCTCGGCGTGGACACCCACAACGCGACCGGCGCACTCGCGCTGTACGAGGCGCACGGCATGGGCCTGCACTACGCGGTCGACACCTGGGAGCTGACTTTGCACCCCCAGGAGTGACAGGCGCGGGACGCGAGGGTGCAATCGGTCCAACCGTGAGTGTTCCGGCCCGCACATAAGGTGACATTGGCCCCTAGGAGGTGTCCGGCGGATCAGGGTCGGATAGGCCGTGCCAGACGCCGCGGGCCCGGCCCTGACCCGCCGGACACCTCCTAGGTCGTCTCGGAGAGTCTTGGGATCCACAGGAGGCAGTCCATGCGCGGAGCCACCCACGCCCGGTGGGCCGCATGTGCGGTGGTCGTCGCCCTCGCGGCGACGGCCTGCGGCGGCGGAAGCGACAGCGGCGACGGCGGTGGCGCCGGGATCGTCAGTTCCTCCTGGGGCGACCCGCAGAACCCGCTGGAGCCCGCCAACACCAACGAGGTGCAGGGCGGCAAGGTCCTCGACATGCTCTTCCGCGGTCTGAAGCGCTACGACCCGAAGACCGGCGAGGCCAAGAACATGCTCGCCGAGAAGATCGAGACCACGGACAGTCAGAACTTCACGATCACCCTGAAGGACGGCTGGAAGTTCAGCAACGACGAGCCGGTCACCGCGAAGTCCTTCGTCGACGCCTGGAACTACGCGGCGGACGTCCGCAACAAGCAGAACAACGCGCCGTTCTTCTCCGACATCGTCGGCTACGCGGACCTCCACCCGACCTCGGGGGAGCCCAAGACCAAGACCATGTCCGGGCTCGTCGTCAAGGACGCCAGGACCTTCACGGTCGCCCTCAAGGAGAAGTTCTCCACCTGGCCGGAGACCCTCGGCTACCAGGCCTTCAGCCCGCTGCCCCAGAGCTTCTTCACCGACCACACCGGCTGGCTCGCCAAGCCGGTCGGCAACGGCCCGTACACGGTGGACTCGTACACCAAGGGCACCGCCATGAAGCTGCGCAAGTGGGAGGGCTACCCGGGCGAGGACAAGGCCCAGAACAACGGCGTCGACCTCAAGGTCTACACCGACAACAACACCGCCTACACCGACCTGATCTCCGGCAACCTCGACCTCGTCGACGACATCCCCGCGCAGCAGCTGAAGAACGTCAAGAACGACCTCGGTGACCGGTACATCAACCAGCCGGCCCTCATCATCCAGACCCTCACCTTCCCGCTGTACGACCCGCAGTGGAACAAGGAGGGCATGGAGAAGGTCCGCCGGGGCATCTCGATGGCCATCAACCGCGACGAGATCACCCAGCAGATCTTCCGCGAGACCCGCACCCCCGCCAAGGACTGGACCTCTCCGGCCCTCGGCGAGCAGGGCGGCTTCAACGCCACCCTGTGCGGCGAGGCCTGCACGTACGACCCCGCCGCCGCGAAGCGGCTCATCCAGGAGGCCGGCGGCCTGCCCGGCGGCAAGATCACCCTGACCTCGAACGTCGACACCGGCTCGCACCGCGACTGGATGGACGCCGTCTGCAACAGCGTCAACAACGCGCTCGGCGAGGGCCCGGTCTGCACGGTCAACCCCATCGGCACCTTCGCCGACTTCCGCAATCAGCAGACCGCCTTCAAGCTCACCGGCCCCTTCCGCTCCGGCTGGCAGGCCGACTACCCGCTGATCCAGAACTTCCTCCAGCCGCTCTACTACACCGGCGCCTCCTCCAACTACGGGAAGTTCAGCGACCCGGAGTTCGACAAGCTCGTCGAAGAGGCCAACCAGGAGAGCGACGCGGCCAAGGCCGTCGCGAAGTTCCAGGACGCCGAGAAGATCCTCGCCGCGCAGATGCCGTCCATCCCCCTGTGGTACCAGAACGGCAGCGCCGGCCACTCCGAGCGCATCTCGGACGTGGCCCTGAACCAGTTCAGCGTCCCCGTCTACGACCAGATCAAGGTCGGCTGACCCCCGTACGGATCGATCCTGGAGCAGTCCATGGGACGTTATGTGATCCGGCGGCTGCTCCAGATGATCCCGGTGTTCATCGGCAGCACGTTCCTGATCTTCTTCATGGTGTACGCCCTCGGGGACCCGGTCGCCGCCCTGTTCGGCGACAAGGCCCCCGACCCCGCCACCGCC
Coding sequences:
- a CDS encoding ABC transporter permease, which codes for MRDTTTVGDELTDTQTAEAPSASGPAAEKPKKEREASLWSDALSDLRRNPIFLIGGALVLVLLVISAVPQWFTPGSPFDAGACKLEDSLKTPSGDHWFGFDVQGCDVYTRTVWAARNSIIVGVVTTTLVLLVGGTLGLLAGWVGGFLDSVLSRFTEIFFAIPLLLGGMLIMSGLGEGNAWTVSVVLATLGWPQIFRIMRSSVLQNKNNDYVVAARALGAGTLRITLRHILPNAIAPVIVVGAISLGVYIGAESALSYLGIGVQPPGISWGLMVSDASVRWLQAPHVLLFPAVALSITVLAFIMVGDAVRDALDPKLR
- a CDS encoding ABC transporter ATP-binding protein yields the protein MTTIDKTSNVPAPRSAPEGTTPLLEVRDLHVEFHTRDGVAKAVNGVSYSVNSGETLAVLGESGSGKSVTAQAIMGILDMPPGRIPSGEILFQGQDLLKLPSEEYRKIRGSKIAMIFQDALSSLNPVHTVGAQLGEMFRVHRGMSKKDSLAKAVELMDRVKIPAAKARVGDYPHQFSGGMRQRIMIAMAMALEPDLIIADEPTTALDVTVQAQVMDLLAELQREMNMGLILITHDLGVVADVADKIAVMYGGRIVENAPVHEIYSRPAHPYTRGLLDSIPRLDQKGQELYAIKGLPPNLLNIPSGCAFNPRCPKAQDICRTDVPVLAQVTEQDGTELPGRGSACHFWKEQIHG
- a CDS encoding dipeptide ABC transporter ATP-binding protein — encoded protein: MADLTKPKGEPILQVRNLVKHFPLTQGILFKKQVGAVKAVDGVSFDLYQGETLGIVGESGCGKSTVAKLLMSLEKATAGEVFYKGQDITKLSGAALKAVRRNIQMVFQDPYTSLNPRMTVGDIIGEPFEIHPEVAPKGDRRRKVQELLDVVGLNPEYINRYPHQFSGGQRQRIGIARGLALNPEIIICDEPVSALDVSVQAQVINLMGKLQDEFNLSYVFIAHDLSIVRHISDRVGVMYLGKMAEIGTDAEIYDHPTHPYTQALLSAVPVPDPEARAHRERIILTGDVPSPANPPSGCRFRTRCWKAEDKCATEEPLLAIPTRFQGLNTPAAHESACHFAEEKAVLAV
- a CDS encoding GNAT family N-acetyltransferase — protein: MSDTLTVRPAGPGDAADICALLNAVDLVEIGRPETDLGTVEADLNHPDVDLATDSWLAFEGGRLVAYALVWADSGPGRVDGDHYVLPGRRRAALRLLELMEARARVLAAGVRPARLRLQLNVAPTLDLSLLTRRGYRTVRRYQVMTRRLGPADRTPPPAPAGLVLRDCAADEADRRRAHALVEETFADHFGHAARAYEPWLDHLDARRLDWSLVWIASLPAEGDVAVLLTRDDRTSMGWLSHLGVRADHRGRGIGGHLLRHGFAAYAARGRDTVGLGVDTHNATGALALYEAHGMGLHYAVDTWELTLHPQE
- a CDS encoding ABC transporter substrate-binding protein, encoding MRGATHARWAACAVVVALAATACGGGSDSGDGGGAGIVSSSWGDPQNPLEPANTNEVQGGKVLDMLFRGLKRYDPKTGEAKNMLAEKIETTDSQNFTITLKDGWKFSNDEPVTAKSFVDAWNYAADVRNKQNNAPFFSDIVGYADLHPTSGEPKTKTMSGLVVKDARTFTVALKEKFSTWPETLGYQAFSPLPQSFFTDHTGWLAKPVGNGPYTVDSYTKGTAMKLRKWEGYPGEDKAQNNGVDLKVYTDNNTAYTDLISGNLDLVDDIPAQQLKNVKNDLGDRYINQPALIIQTLTFPLYDPQWNKEGMEKVRRGISMAINRDEITQQIFRETRTPAKDWTSPALGEQGGFNATLCGEACTYDPAAAKRLIQEAGGLPGGKITLTSNVDTGSHRDWMDAVCNSVNNALGEGPVCTVNPIGTFADFRNQQTAFKLTGPFRSGWQADYPLIQNFLQPLYYTGASSNYGKFSDPEFDKLVEEANQESDAAKAVAKFQDAEKILAAQMPSIPLWYQNGSAGHSERISDVALNQFSVPVYDQIKVG